Genomic segment of Cytobacillus suaedae:
CCCAGCCACTTTTCAGCTTCTGAAATAGTACTTGAAATACTATTGATCTCCTCATGATATTCAAGTCCCTCGACAGCCTGGAAATCCACCTGAAGCTTCGCAAGCCTATATATAATCATTGGCCATTCAGCGTCCGTCATTCTCTCCTTTGAATGCAAATGAATAAACTCGGCACTCTTTTTGGAAAACGTGCATGACCCTGCTGTGATGTCCACCTCTTGACCGAACTCCAAGGAAAAAATCTTGTTTGAAATCTTTTCTGTTTCTATCCATTCAATCGGATGTGTTAACATCGCACGTTCTGTTCGACCTAAAATTAAATAATGATGATTTGTACTATCTAAAATCAAACCCCTTAATTCTTTTAAGTGATATTTTGCCCAAGTTAATAATCGATCAAAGTCACAATAATGATAGTAGTCACATGGACTAGCCAACCCAAATGCAACAACTTCCCTACGAGCATTTGCAGCTCCTTTTTTCGGTATAATTTTCACACGAAATTTGCTATTCTTTAACACACTTATTAGCTCAGGTGAAGACTCCTCACTTACAGTAATAAAAATCTCCGAATAAATAGATTCTAATTCTTTTTGCAGTTCCCTAAATAGCTTTATATTTCTACCTGTAGGATCGTGTGTAACTGTTAGTAGTCCTATTCTTTGCATTAAGATTCCCCAACGATTTCGTTTATTTTTTTATTAATGAACTCTGCTAGAAGATCATATCCTTTTTCTCCAAAATGCAACCCATCGTCAAGTTCACCTTTTAAAATTTCTTTATAGTCAACTCTTGAAAACATAGTTTTAAATAAATCAATATAATGGCTACCTGTTTGGTTTGCAACTTGCTGAACTACATTTGCATATGTACTTAGAACCTCATTCGATCTTGCAAATTGCTTACTTTCGTCTACTGGGGCTGGAGAAATCAATATTGTTTTTTCAGGTCCTATTAGATTTACAATATCAGTCATGTTTTGTTTATAGGTTTCTAGACTAACTGTCTTGTGAAATGCAGCATCATTTGCCCCAAAAAGCACGGTTACTAGGTCGGGTTGATAACTAAGTACGTCCTTCTCAATTCGACGTATTGCATCACACGAGTTATCACCAGGTACACCAGCATTAATAATCTCCATTTTTACTTGAGTAGATAGCTTTGAAGTAAGCATCGATTCACTATACCCTTCGTTTCTAGCAGTTATACTATCACCAAAGCAAACCAATCTTTGCATGTTTTTCGCTCCTATCAACAGTCCTCATTCTTATTAGATACTTAAATTCTATCACATAAACATCCCTTTTTTACAAAAATAACCTACTAGAAATACGAGTAAACTACTTAGAATTGGACTAGTATAATAATTTCAAGTTGTACCATATGTAAGAACCTATTCATATTCCAAACTAGAAATCTACTCTAAACATGATATAATTGGAAAATAAACATATCAACCTATCGTTTGAGAGGAGTTTTACTGTTGAGTTATCCAAATACAGGAGAAACAATTGATTTATTAAAAAACTTAGTGTCTATTCCAAGTCCATCTGGAAATACAAATGAAGTAATTACATATGTTGAGAACTTTTTATCTGAATTTAATGTTGAGACGAAGAGAAACCGAAAAGGTGGATTAATTGCTACTTTACCAGGTAAAGACGACAGCCAACACCGTATGTTGACTGCACACGTAGATACTCTAGGTGCAATTGTGAAAGAGATTAAGCCGAGTGGAAGATTGAAGTTAGATTTAATCGGTGGATTTAAATATAACTCCATTGAGGGTGAATATTGCCAAATCGAAACATCTTCAGGTAAAAAATATACTGGTACGATTCTTATGCATCAAACCTCAGTCCATGTCTACAAAGATGCTGGAAAAGCAGAACGTAATCAAGATAACATGGAAGTTCGAATCGATGAGGTTGTTAAAAATGCAGATGAAGTACGTGCTTTAGGTATAGAGGTTGGAGACTTTGTATCCTTTGACCCTAGAGTTCAAACAACGCCTAACGGATTCATAAAATCTCGTCATTTAGATGACAAAGCAAGCGTTGCGATCTTACTTCAATTAATCAAACAAATTAAGCAAGACAAAATAGAACTACCGTATACAACTCATTTCTTAATTTCAAATAATGAAGAAATCGGATATGGTGGAAACTCGAACATTTCTCCAGAAACAGTTGAATATTTAGCTGTTGATATGGGAGCGATGGGGGATGGTCAGTCAACTGACGAATACACAGTATCTATTTGTGTAAAGGATGCAAGTGGTCCTTATCATTATGAGTTTAGAAAGAAACTTGTTCAATTAGCAGAGGAAAACAAGATTGGTTATAAACTTGATATCTATCCTTACTATGGTTCAGATGCATCTGCAGCCATTCGCTCAGGAAACGACATCGTTCACGGACTAATCGGACCAGGAATTGATTCATCACATGCGTTTGAACGTACACATGAATCATCGATCGAAAATACAGCAAAATTACTTTACCACTACGTTCAATCAGAGATGGTATTGTAAGTTTTATGATTAATAAGAGACCAAATCCGAAACTGGATTTGGTCTTTATTATGAATTAAATCTAGTTACCTTTTCTTCAAAGTTTCCAATAACCCACCGTCATCAAGATAGAGTAATCTAGAAATCTTCCCATCTTTGTCTAGATTAATCCTACCCTTTACTTCAACAGTTCCAACGTCTTTTCCATCTTTTTCATAGGTAACCTCTACAGTAAAGGAATAGGCATCTTCGGTCTTTTCATCTTTACTTTGCAATTTATACCCATTCATTTCCGCAGATAATAGGGGCACTAACGCATACGCATTAATAAACACCTTATAGTAATAATCCGCTACATAGGGTTTATATCTTTTTTCGTAGAATGCTTCTAGTTCCTTTGCAGCCCATTCATTACCTTCTAGGCTATTACTTGTAAAGTCGTCCCAGATTTCCTTTAGCTCATCAGAAGGTCCGGTAAATTCATTTTCTATTAGCGCTGTTAATGTGTTTATATTCTCATCCTTGCTCATAGTACAACCTGTTCCTATTAAGAATATTAGAGTAAGCGATATCAATCTTAGTATTCTTTCCGCAGATAAAATATTCATATATACTCCCCCTTTTGAAGTTTGAAAGATTCAGAGAAGGACTCTATATATTCATTCTACCATTAATATTCATGCGGCCATCATAATGGTTTAAATTCCCAATCACAAAAACTAAAAGACGAATCCTCATAGAATTCGTCTATCATTGTTTTTAACTAGTCAATCTGTTTTGAATAAAATTCTAGTTGGTGCTGTTGCGTAAATCCTGCTTTTTTATATAAAGCAATCGCTCCAGGGTTATTGGAATCTACACAAAGTGAAATCACTTCAATTGTAGAAAATTCGAATAACCACTCAAGCGCATCTTCTAGTAATTGAAGACCAATCCCCTGACCTTGAAAAGCTTTGGCAACCGCAATAAACTCAATACTTGCTTCCCCAAATTCCGGCTGTGCTTCCACGTATACATATCCCTTGAGTTCACTATCCTTTGAGATAAATATCTTATTAACTTCTGAGAGTCTATCAATAATATCTCTACCACTATAATATGTATTAGGAAATATCTGATCATGGAGTGCTATAAAACCAGTTATGTCTTCCAGGTTTAATTCAAACTTCGCTCGATCACTACTCTTTACAAAATTATCCTTGTTACAGCATAAAATTGTTTGACTGCTCTTCTTTTCAAAAGAAAGCTGATTTGCTAAATTAATTACGATTGTATTCTTCATATTAGGAAATAAGTGAATGACATTCACCTC
This window contains:
- a CDS encoding GNAT family N-acetyltransferase, with product MPVANFIATYNNIEESHIGYCGKEIEEIVHSLRHDYIDVPFEDSFIIAFNDEGEMLGVVGFDVDLESKTAEIWGPFIHSSYEHILNEVWEKLMNNLPAEVNVIHLFPNMKNTIVINLANQLSFEKKSSQTILCCNKDNFVKSSDRAKFELNLEDITGFIALHDQIFPNTYYSGRDIIDRLSEVNKIFISKDSELKGYVYVEAQPEFGEASIEFIAVAKAFQGQGIGLQLLEDALEWLFEFSTIEVISLCVDSNNPGAIALYKKAGFTQQHQLEFYSKQID
- a CDS encoding M42 family metallopeptidase is translated as MSYPNTGETIDLLKNLVSIPSPSGNTNEVITYVENFLSEFNVETKRNRKGGLIATLPGKDDSQHRMLTAHVDTLGAIVKEIKPSGRLKLDLIGGFKYNSIEGEYCQIETSSGKKYTGTILMHQTSVHVYKDAGKAERNQDNMEVRIDEVVKNADEVRALGIEVGDFVSFDPRVQTTPNGFIKSRHLDDKASVAILLQLIKQIKQDKIELPYTTHFLISNNEEIGYGGNSNISPETVEYLAVDMGAMGDGQSTDEYTVSICVKDASGPYHYEFRKKLVQLAEENKIGYKLDIYPYYGSDASAAIRSGNDIVHGLIGPGIDSSHAFERTHESSIENTAKLLYHYVQSEMVL
- a CDS encoding SGNH/GDSL hydrolase family protein, encoding MQRLVCFGDSITARNEGYSESMLTSKLSTQVKMEIINAGVPGDNSCDAIRRIEKDVLSYQPDLVTVLFGANDAAFHKTVSLETYKQNMTDIVNLIGPEKTILISPAPVDESKQFARSNEVLSTYANVVQQVANQTGSHYIDLFKTMFSRVDYKEILKGELDDGLHFGEKGYDLLAEFINKKINEIVGES